TTCTTGGCAATTTTTGCGAGTGTTTCTTCTTCTTTTTGGCTTTCTTTTGTCCTTTCTGCCGCTTCTTTCGCCGCTTGACTTATTCTTTCTATCGTTTTGCTTCCTTCTTCTGCAGCTTTACTCGTTTCATCTGCTTCTTCACTTAATCTTTGCGCGTCTTGGGATACACCTTGTGCCGCCTTTGCCACTTCGTCTACACCTGAGGTTACTTCTTCTACGTTTCCTGCTGTTTCTTCTGTACTTGTTTGTATCTTGTCCATCTGGTCTTTGAGTTCTTCTGAGTTCTTTCTACTTTCTTGTGATGAGCGTGTTAGACTTTCTGATGCGTTTTCTACTTTGTCTGATGCCTGCCTTATTGACCCCATGGATCTTCTCAATTCTTTACTCATTTCTGATAGAGCGTTTGCCATCTGTCCTATTTCGTCTTTGCTTTTACTTTCAAAGTTTACCGTTAAGTCTCCTTCTTTGAATTGGTTTATCTTGTTTTTGAAGTCTAACAGTGGTTTCGTTATACTCCTTATTAGATAGATAACCATGATTATCGATACTATGAAGGCTACTATGGTTAAAACGGCTGTCAAGGTTATAGCCCTGTTGTTTTCTTCTATGAGTGATGGACCTAACGTGTCTTGTTGGACCTTTAATTCATTTCTTTGTTCTTCTAATAGGTTGAGTATCTCTACTCTTGCTTGTTCCATATGCCCGATTATAGGCTCCTGGGATTCTATCGCTGTGACTATTTGGTTGAATGTGTCTTTGAATTGTTCAACCATCTCTTCCATCTTGTTGAACATTTCAGTTAGTTTGTCCGAGGTTAGTCCATATTGCATAATCAAAAGTTGGGAATCCAATTCATTAAAAGCATTTAAAACATTGTTTTTATCTCCAAGAGATTTGGATGAAAAATACATGGAAGATAAATTATCTATATTATCCAATATATTAAGTGAACTATCAGCGTAAAAAACGAGGGTTGAAACATTATTTTCTTGGGCTAAGGTTTTAAAGTCGGTAATACTTTGACGTAATTCATTGGATATATCTTTAAAATCTTGATTTACGAGTCTATTTTTTTCTTCGTTCAATTGAACAATTTGATTAAAATTACTTTCATACTCTCCTATCTTAGTGATTATGTTTTGCACAAGTGTAGAATCGGTAGTTTCATCTGTAAAGAAACTTTGAACAGCGTTGATATTTTGAGTA
The sequence above is drawn from the Petrotoga mexicana DSM 14811 genome and encodes:
- a CDS encoding methyl-accepting chemotaxis protein; translation: MSFKSMRGRIIVIIVVIFVLFGAAISFNIFSLVKSNDGLGSYRGLSDATNQISEIENDFFEAALAFKDYVINYDEQTKETFTQNINAVQSFFTDETTDSTLVQNIITKIGEYESNFNQIVQLNEEKNRLVNQDFKDISNELRQSITDFKTLAQENNVSTLVFYADSSLNILDNIDNLSSMYFSSKSLGDKNNVLNAFNELDSQLLIMQYGLTSDKLTEMFNKMEEMVEQFKDTFNQIVTAIESQEPIIGHMEQARVEILNLLEEQRNELKVQQDTLGPSLIEENNRAITLTAVLTIVAFIVSIIMVIYLIRSITKPLLDFKNKINQFKEGDLTVNFESKSKDEIGQMANALSEMSKELRRSMGSIRQASDKVENASESLTRSSQESRKNSEELKDQMDKIQTSTEETAGNVEEVTSGVDEVAKAAQGVSQDAQRLSEEADETSKAAEEGSKTIERISQAAKEAAERTKESQKEEETLAKIAK